The genomic segment TGATATGACAAAAAAGAATGGATAGTGAAATACAAGAGATGGAATctgattttgtttcatttttgtgCAGTGTTTCTTCTTTGGGATGGTTTATGTCATATCAAGAAACCAGCTTTGTGACAATAGGCCAAAGACTTCTAGCAAATCCCCTCAGGTAATCTACCAATCATCTTCACAGCTAAACTAATCGAACAAGGTTTCTAACGTTGTTGGCGCGTAATGCAGGGTAAGATTCCATTACGGACATCCAGATTTATTCGACAGGATATTTCACTTGACTAGAGGCGGCATAAGCAAGGCGTCAAAGACCATAAACTTAAGTGAAGATGTGTTTGCAGGTATTTATTCAAAACAATTGAAACTGGTGTTTTTCATCTATGGTTGGAAGGAGAAGTGAGTTTTTGTGCCTTTTTAGGATTCAACACCACGCTACGTCGTGGACATGTAACGTACCACGAGTACATGCAAGTTGGCAAGGGCCGTGACGTTGGACTCAACCAAATCTCAAAGTTTGAAGCCAAAGTGGCTAATGGCAACAGTGAGCAAACTCTTAGCCGTGACATATACCGCCTTGGGAGACGCTTTGACTTCTTTCGGATGCTTTCTGTTTACTACACAACCGTCGGCTTCTACTTCAACAGCTTGGTAATAATCTCTTCAACACTTTTTTTCAACTGTCTTGAATTTTGCTGATATGTATCGGTATCCGTGGCAGATATCTGTGATTGGAGTGTACGTGTTCCTCTACGGACAGCTTTACCTCGTCCTCAGTGGCTTACAGAGAGCTCTGCTTTTCGAGGCAAAGGTGAAGAACATCAAGTCTCTGGAAACAGCGCTGGCGTCTCAGTCATTCATACAGCTCGGGCTGTTAACCGGTTTGCCAATGGTGATAGAGTTAGGATTGGAGAGAGGTTTCCTCAACGCCCTCAAAGATTTCGTGCTGATGCAGCTTCAGTTAGCTTCTGttttcttcactttctcttaCGGAACAAAGGCTCATTACTATGGCAGAACCATCCTGCACGGGGGCGCCAAGTACAGGCCAACCGGGCGCAAGGTGGTGGTCTTCCACTCGAGCTTCACCGAGAACTACAGGCTATACTCACGGAGCCACTT from the Salvia hispanica cultivar TCC Black 2014 unplaced genomic scaffold, UniMelb_Shisp_WGS_1.0 HiC_scaffold_168, whole genome shotgun sequence genome contains:
- the LOC125198584 gene encoding putative callose synthase 8 translates to MDSEIQEMESDFVSFLCSVSSLGWFMSYQETSFVTIGQRLLANPLRVRFHYGHPDLFDRIFHLTRGGISKASKTINLSEDVFAGFNTTLRRGHVTYHEYMQVGKGRDVGLNQISKFEAKVANGNSEQTLSRDIYRLGRRFDFFRMLSVYYTTVGFYFNSLISVIGVYVFLYGQLYLVLSGLQRALLFEAKVKNIKSLETALASQSFIQLGLLTGLPMVIELGLERGFLNALKDFVLMQLQLASVFFTFSYGTKAHYYGRTILHGGAKYRPTGRKVVVFHSSFTENYRLYSRSHFVKGFELLILLIVYDLFRRSYQSSMAYALITYAIWFMSLTWLFAPFLFNPSGFDWGKIVDDWKDWNKWIKQQGGIGIPQDKSWQSWWIEEQAHLLHCGIASRLIEFILSIRFFLYQYGLVYHLDISGQNKNFVVYVLSWIVFVIIFLLLKVINVGKKYLSADHHLAFRLFKAFIFMGVVATIVTLSLICHLSMRDLIVCCLAFLPTGWGMILVAQIVRPKIEGTGLWHFVRVFARAYD